One genomic region from uncultured Subdoligranulum sp. encodes:
- the rplQ gene encoding 50S ribosomal protein L17: MPGTRKLGRTTDSRNAMLRAMVTYLFENGKIETTVTRAKEVRSMAEKMVTLGKQEDLHAKRQVFSYITKEDIAKKVIDEYGPKYADRNGGYTRIYKIGPRRGDAAEMAIIELV; this comes from the coding sequence ATGCCCGGTACCAGAAAACTCGGTCGTACCACCGACAGCCGCAACGCCATGCTGCGCGCGATGGTGACCTATCTGTTTGAGAACGGCAAGATCGAGACCACCGTTACCCGCGCCAAGGAAGTTCGTTCCATGGCCGAGAAGATGGTCACCCTCGGTAAGCAGGAAGATCTGCACGCAAAGCGTCAGGTTTTCTCCTACATCACCAAGGAGGACATTGCCAAGAAGGTCATCGATGAGTATGGCCCCAAGTACGCCGACCGTAACGGCGGCTACACCCGCATCTACAAGATCGGCCCCCGCCGCGGCGATGCCGCCGAGATGGCGATCATCGAACTGGTCTGA
- the rpsM gene encoding 30S ribosomal protein S13 produces the protein MARIAGVDLPREKRIQVGLTYVYGIGQSTADEILAGTGINPDTRVKDLTSDEEAKIRDYIDKNNIMVEGDLRRNVALDIKRLTEIQCYRGVRHRKGLPCRGQRTKTNARTCKGPKRTVANKKK, from the coding sequence ATGGCACGTATTGCTGGTGTTGATCTGCCTCGCGAGAAGCGGATCCAGGTTGGTCTGACTTATGTTTACGGTATTGGTCAGTCCACTGCCGACGAGATTCTCGCCGGAACCGGAATTAACCCTGATACCCGCGTCAAGGACCTGACTTCCGACGAGGAAGCCAAGATCCGTGACTACATCGACAAAAACAACATCATGGTAGAGGGCGACCTGCGCCGCAACGTCGCGCTTGACATCAAGCGTCTGACCGAGATCCAGTGCTACCGTGGTGTGCGCCATCGCAAGGGCCTTCCCTGCCGCGGCCAGCGCACCAAGACCAATGCGCGTACCTGCAAAGGTCCCAAGCGCACCGTCGCGAACAAAAAGAAGTAA
- the rpsK gene encoding 30S ribosomal protein S11, translating into MAANKATAAKTRTKKRERKNISAGAAHIQSTFNNTIVTITDTQGNTVSWCSTGALNFRGSRKSTPYAAQSAAEVAAKAAIEHGMKTVEVYVKGPGSGRESAIRALQATGLEVTMIRDVTPIPHNGCRPPKRRRV; encoded by the coding sequence ATGGCTGCTAACAAAGCTACTGCGGCAAAAACCCGCACTAAGAAAAGAGAGCGCAAGAACATCAGCGCCGGTGCTGCTCACATTCAGAGCACGTTCAACAACACCATCGTGACCATCACCGATACCCAGGGCAACACCGTTTCCTGGTGCAGCACTGGTGCGCTGAACTTCCGCGGTTCTCGTAAGAGCACCCCTTACGCCGCCCAGAGCGCTGCCGAGGTCGCTGCCAAGGCTGCCATCGAGCATGGCATGAAGACCGTCGAGGTCTACGTCAAGGGCCCCGGTTCCGGCCGTGAAAGCGCCATCCGCGCCCTGCAGGCAACCGGTCTGGAAGTCACCATGATCCGTGACGTGACTCCCATTCCCCACAATGGCTGCCGCCCGCCCAAACGCCGCCGCGTTTGA
- the infA gene encoding translation initiation factor IF-1: MSKEDVIEVEGIVREAMPNTVFKVELLSTKDGKPNGHTVLAHISGKLRTNFIRILPGDKVTMEMSPYDLTKARITWRSK; encoded by the coding sequence TTGTCTAAAGAAGATGTCATTGAAGTAGAAGGTATCGTACGGGAGGCCATGCCCAACACCGTGTTCAAGGTGGAGCTGCTCAGCACCAAAGACGGCAAACCCAACGGACACACCGTGCTGGCACACATTTCCGGTAAGCTGCGGACCAACTTTATCCGTATTTTGCCCGGCGACAAAGTCACGATGGAAATGTCACCCTACGACCTGACCAAGGCCCGGATCACCTGGCGTTCCAAGTAA
- the rpmD gene encoding 50S ribosomal protein L30, producing MEKVTIRLAKSLIGRGKEQIAVAHSLGLNRPGEVTEQPDNAATQGKIAKIAHLVVVTKA from the coding sequence ATGGAGAAAGTTACCATTCGTCTCGCCAAAAGCCTGATCGGCCGCGGCAAAGAGCAGATCGCCGTTGCGCACTCTCTGGGCCTGAACCGTCCCGGTGAGGTTACCGAGCAGCCTGACAACGCGGCTACCCAGGGCAAGATCGCCAAGATCGCCCACCTGGTCGTCGTGACCAAGGCGTAA
- the map gene encoding type I methionyl aminopeptidase, producing the protein MIQIKNAVELEKMRKACAISAAALKAGGEAIEPGITTAEIDKIIYDFIVRHGARPNFLHLYGFPATACISVNDTVIHGIPNRQQQIRPGDIVSIDTGCKIDGFNGDNACTYGCGKLDLEAQRLLDVTKESLHRGIAMALAGNRIGDVGHAVQAYVEDNGFSVVRSFVGHGVGKELHEDPEVPNYGTPGRGQRLVPGMCIAIEPMVCQHKYAVKTLKDGWTVKTVDGGLAAHFEHTVAITTAGAEILTHGWEEPGWTL; encoded by the coding sequence ATGATCCAAATCAAGAATGCCGTCGAACTGGAAAAGATGCGGAAAGCCTGCGCCATCAGCGCGGCTGCACTGAAGGCCGGCGGCGAAGCGATCGAGCCTGGTATCACCACGGCGGAGATCGACAAAATCATCTACGACTTTATCGTGCGCCACGGTGCAAGACCCAACTTCCTGCACCTGTACGGCTTCCCGGCCACGGCGTGCATCAGTGTGAATGACACCGTCATTCACGGCATCCCCAACCGGCAGCAGCAGATCCGCCCCGGCGACATCGTTTCGATTGACACCGGCTGCAAGATCGACGGCTTCAACGGCGACAACGCCTGCACCTACGGGTGCGGCAAGCTGGACCTGGAAGCCCAGCGGCTGCTGGATGTGACCAAGGAAAGCCTGCACCGCGGCATCGCCATGGCGCTGGCCGGCAACCGGATCGGGGATGTGGGCCATGCGGTTCAGGCGTATGTCGAGGATAACGGCTTCTCGGTGGTGCGCAGCTTTGTCGGCCACGGCGTCGGCAAGGAACTGCACGAGGACCCGGAAGTGCCCAACTACGGCACCCCCGGCCGTGGCCAGCGCCTGGTGCCCGGCATGTGCATCGCCATCGAACCGATGGTCTGCCAGCACAAGTACGCGGTAAAGACGTTAAAGGACGGCTGGACGGTCAAAACCGTTGACGGCGGCCTGGCGGCTCACTTTGAGCACACCGTCGCCATCACGACGGCCGGTGCCGAGATCCTGACCCACGGCTGGGAGGAACCCGGATGGACTTTGTAA
- a CDS encoding KOW domain-containing RNA-binding protein yields the protein MDFVRGQLVRSKAGRDKSRTLAVLAVDGPMLWLADGNLRKVGDPKRKKARHVAPTTTVLANELLKSDQSLSDAIAAYDAARAD from the coding sequence ATGGACTTTGTAAGAGGTCAGCTGGTACGCTCCAAGGCCGGACGGGACAAGTCCCGCACGTTGGCTGTTTTGGCTGTGGACGGGCCGATGCTCTGGCTGGCGGACGGAAACCTGCGCAAGGTAGGGGACCCGAAGCGGAAAAAGGCCAGACATGTGGCGCCCACGACCACTGTTCTTGCGAACGAGCTTCTGAAAAGCGATCAATCACTCAGTGATGCCATTGCCGCCTATGATGCGGCGCGCGCAGACTGA
- the rplO gene encoding 50S ribosomal protein L15, with amino-acid sequence MKLHELKASAGARKAVTRKGRGAGSGNGKTAGFGHKGQKARSGVKKAGFEGGQMPLQRRLPKRGFNNIFATKYVTIKVSDLEKFEAGATVDAEALLKAGIISKTLDGVKVLGNGELTKAVNVKVAAYTASAKEKIEKAGGKAEVM; translated from the coding sequence ATGAAACTTCATGAACTGAAAGCGTCCGCTGGCGCCCGCAAGGCCGTGACCCGCAAGGGCCGCGGTGCCGGTTCCGGCAACGGCAAGACCGCCGGCTTCGGCCACAAGGGCCAGAAAGCCCGTTCCGGCGTCAAGAAGGCCGGTTTCGAAGGCGGCCAGATGCCTCTGCAGCGTCGTCTGCCGAAGCGCGGTTTCAACAATATTTTCGCGACCAAGTATGTTACCATCAAGGTATCTGACCTCGAGAAGTTCGAGGCCGGCGCGACTGTGGATGCCGAGGCCCTGCTGAAGGCCGGCATCATCTCCAAGACGCTGGACGGCGTCAAGGTGCTGGGCAATGGCGAGCTGACCAAGGCTGTCAACGTCAAGGTCGCTGCCTACACTGCCTCTGCCAAAGAAAAAATCGAGAAAGCAGGCGGGAAGGCTGAGGTGATGTAA
- the rpmJ gene encoding 50S ribosomal protein L36, with amino-acid sequence MKVKPSVKPICEKCKVIKRKGRVMVICSNPKHKQRQG; translated from the coding sequence ATGAAGGTAAAACCTTCCGTGAAACCCATTTGTGAGAAGTGCAAGGTCATCAAGCGCAAAGGTCGCGTGATGGTCATCTGCTCCAATCCGAAGCATAAGCAGCGTCAGGGCTAA
- the rpsE gene encoding 30S ribosomal protein S5 — MAMQRREQDDGMITKVVSINRVSKTVKGGRVMKFAALIVVGDGKGNIGYGVGKSGEVPEAIRKGEGAAKKNMRKVCLKGSTIPHEIVGEFGAGRVLMRPAAPGTGVLAGGPVRAVLECAGIKDIRAKSLRSNNPINVTAATFAGLCGLTDAESVAAKRGKTVAEILG; from the coding sequence ATGGCCATGCAGAGAAGAGAACAAGATGACGGCATGATCACCAAGGTCGTCTCCATCAACCGCGTTTCCAAGACCGTCAAGGGTGGCCGCGTCATGAAGTTTGCTGCGCTGATCGTTGTCGGCGACGGCAAGGGCAACATCGGCTACGGCGTCGGCAAGTCCGGCGAAGTTCCCGAGGCCATCCGCAAGGGCGAGGGCGCTGCCAAGAAGAACATGCGCAAGGTCTGCCTGAAGGGCAGCACCATTCCCCATGAGATCGTTGGCGAGTTCGGCGCCGGCCGCGTTCTGATGCGTCCCGCCGCTCCCGGTACCGGCGTTCTGGCCGGCGGTCCCGTCCGTGCGGTGCTGGAGTGCGCCGGCATCAAGGACATTCGTGCCAAGAGCCTGCGCTCCAACAACCCCATCAACGTCACTGCTGCCACCTTCGCAGGTCTGTGCGGCCTGACCGACGCCGAGAGCGTCGCGGCCAAGCGCGGCAAGACTGTTGCCGAGATCCTGGGTTAA
- the secY gene encoding preprotein translocase subunit SecY has protein sequence MFETFRNAWKIDDLRKRLLFTLLILVLFRLGCAIPVPYITASALTNMFAGGTGDMLEYLNMMSGGALSECTVFALGVQPAINASIIMQLLAVAIPYLENLTKEGEEGQRKMRRITNYVGAAIGLMLSIGYYFIIRNMSALKYTDGFAGIFSAVVIILAFTAGSQLCTWLGNQIDSKGIGNGLSLLIFAGIVARWSSVYSAVTNIVGRAQNGEPQFYIFLPALVVLALVAVIFVVVLTNAERRIPVQYAKRVVGRKMYGGQASYIPIKVNMTGVMPIIFASTLCSLPGLVFRFINLDAAAHPYLYAFFSAFNYNSALYLIVYVLLIVAFNYFYVAIQYNPVDIANQLRKNNGTIPGIRPGKPTSDFITKTLSKITLIGAIFLAIVAGLPIILGNITGTSIQLGGTSLLIVVGVALETGRALEGYMTARYHKGFLE, from the coding sequence GTGTTTGAAACCTTTCGGAATGCCTGGAAGATCGATGATCTTCGCAAACGGCTCCTGTTCACCTTGCTGATCCTCGTTCTGTTCCGTCTGGGCTGCGCGATTCCTGTGCCGTACATCACGGCCAGCGCGCTGACCAACATGTTTGCCGGCGGCACCGGTGATATGCTGGAGTACCTGAACATGATGTCCGGCGGCGCCCTGAGCGAATGCACTGTCTTCGCCCTGGGGGTGCAGCCCGCCATCAACGCCTCCATCATCATGCAGCTGCTGGCGGTAGCCATTCCGTACCTGGAAAATCTCACCAAGGAAGGGGAGGAAGGACAGCGCAAGATGCGCCGCATCACCAACTACGTTGGCGCGGCCATCGGTCTGATGCTGTCCATCGGCTACTACTTCATCATCCGCAACATGAGCGCACTGAAGTACACCGACGGTTTCGCCGGGATCTTCTCCGCCGTGGTTATCATTCTGGCCTTCACCGCCGGTTCGCAGCTCTGCACCTGGCTGGGCAACCAGATTGATTCCAAGGGCATCGGCAACGGTCTTTCGCTGCTGATCTTCGCCGGCATCGTGGCCCGCTGGTCCTCCGTCTACAGCGCGGTGACCAACATCGTGGGCCGTGCGCAGAACGGTGAACCCCAGTTCTACATCTTCCTGCCTGCCCTGGTGGTGCTCGCCCTGGTGGCGGTGATCTTCGTGGTGGTCCTGACCAACGCGGAGCGCCGCATCCCCGTGCAGTACGCCAAGCGCGTGGTGGGCCGCAAGATGTACGGCGGCCAGGCCAGCTACATCCCCATCAAGGTCAACATGACCGGCGTCATGCCAATCATCTTTGCCTCGACGCTGTGCAGCCTGCCCGGCCTTGTCTTCCGGTTCATCAACCTGGATGCCGCTGCTCATCCGTATTTGTATGCGTTCTTCAGCGCATTCAACTACAACAGCGCGCTCTACCTCATCGTTTATGTCCTGCTGATCGTGGCATTCAACTACTTCTATGTTGCGATTCAGTACAATCCCGTAGATATCGCCAACCAGCTCCGTAAAAACAACGGTACGATTCCCGGTATCCGTCCCGGCAAGCCCACCAGTGATTTCATCACCAAGACGCTGTCCAAGATCACCCTGATCGGTGCGATCTTCCTGGCCATCGTGGCGGGCCTGCCCATCATCCTGGGCAACATCACCGGCACCTCCATCCAGTTGGGTGGTACCAGCCTGCTGATCGTTGTGGGTGTTGCGCTGGAAACCGGCCGTGCGCTGGAAGGTTATATGACCGCTCGTTACCACAAAGGGTTCCTGGAATAA
- the rpsD gene encoding 30S ribosomal protein S4: MAKNTQPIAKRCRALGISPAVMGYGKKTTNRNPGGQMRKKKSEYATQLNEKQKVKFVYGILEKQFHTYYETATRMPGQTGVNLLVLVERRLDNVVYRLGFAKTRRDARQLVSHNHFTVNGKRVNIPSYLVKPGDVIEVIESSRSSTKFSKLLGEDAPVVLLPSWLERDKNALKGTVVKMPVREDIDVPIAEHLIVELYSK, encoded by the coding sequence ATGGCTAAAAATACCCAACCGATCGCCAAGCGTTGCCGTGCTCTCGGCATTTCTCCTGCTGTTATGGGTTACGGCAAGAAGACCACCAATCGTAACCCCGGCGGCCAGATGAGAAAGAAGAAGAGCGAGTACGCCACCCAGCTCAACGAGAAGCAGAAGGTCAAGTTCGTCTACGGTATCCTGGAAAAGCAGTTCCATACCTACTACGAGACCGCTACCCGTATGCCCGGTCAGACCGGTGTCAACCTGCTGGTTCTGGTCGAGCGCCGTCTCGACAACGTCGTCTACCGTCTGGGCTTTGCCAAGACCCGCCGCGACGCTCGTCAGCTGGTTTCCCACAACCATTTCACTGTCAATGGCAAGCGTGTCAACATCCCCTCTTACCTGGTTAAGCCGGGCGATGTGATCGAAGTCATCGAGTCCAGCCGTTCCTCCACCAAGTTCAGCAAGCTGCTGGGCGAGGATGCTCCTGTCGTGCTGCTGCCCTCCTGGCTGGAGCGTGACAAGAACGCTCTGAAGGGCACCGTTGTGAAGATGCCCGTTCGCGAGGACATCGATGTGCCCATCGCTGAGCACCTCATCGTCGAGTTGTACTCCAAGTAA
- a CDS encoding adenylate kinase, with the protein MKMILLGAPGAGKGTQAEILCDKLGIPTISTGNILRAAVKEGTPMGQKAKSFMDAGALVPDDVIVGIVKERLAQPDCANGFILDGMPRTIAQGEALEQMGVEIDKVVNLVVADEAIIQRMSGRRVCANCGASYHIINKPSAKEGVCDRCGGELVIRKDDEPATVLDRLKAYHEQTEPLVEFYRQRGKLVEVPDQGSIEATTAFLLKLLEA; encoded by the coding sequence ATGAAAATGATCCTTTTGGGCGCCCCTGGCGCCGGGAAGGGTACTCAGGCCGAAATCCTCTGCGATAAGCTGGGTATCCCCACCATCTCGACCGGTAATATTCTGCGTGCTGCCGTCAAGGAAGGCACGCCTATGGGCCAAAAGGCGAAGAGCTTTATGGACGCAGGTGCTCTGGTGCCGGACGATGTCATCGTCGGCATCGTGAAGGAGCGCCTGGCGCAGCCTGACTGTGCCAACGGATTCATCCTGGACGGTATGCCGCGCACCATTGCACAGGGCGAGGCCCTGGAGCAGATGGGCGTGGAGATCGACAAGGTGGTCAACCTGGTGGTTGCCGATGAGGCGATCATCCAGCGTATGTCCGGCCGCCGCGTCTGCGCCAACTGCGGAGCAAGCTATCATATCATCAACAAACCCAGCGCCAAAGAGGGCGTGTGTGACCGCTGCGGCGGTGAGCTGGTCATCCGCAAGGACGATGAGCCCGCCACCGTGCTGGACCGGCTGAAAGCCTATCACGAGCAGACCGAGCCGCTGGTGGAATTCTACCGGCAGCGCGGCAAGCTCGTCGAGGTTCCCGACCAGGGTTCCATCGAGGCCACCACCGCGTTCCTTCTCAAGCTTTTGGAGGCTTAA
- a CDS encoding DNA-directed RNA polymerase subunit alpha, translated as MMEIERPKIETASLSPDGRYGKFVVEPLERGFGTTLGNSLRRVLLSSLPGVAVTSVKIDGVVHEFSTIEGVREDVTEIVLNLKGIAAKIYGDGPKTVRVEAVGPCELIAGAIKGGDDLEILNPEWHIATLGEGAKLVMELTFDKGRGYVPAERNKLALIEKNDISTLPVDSIYTPVLKANYTVDHTRVGQITDYDKLIIEVWTDGTCNAQEALSLAARVLTEHLNLFVNLCDETGETEIMVDNDDQGREKALEMTIEELDLSVRSFNCLKRAGINTVGDLINKSEDEMMKVRNLGRKSLEEVMAKLDSLGFSLTKDDEN; from the coding sequence ATGATGGAGATCGAACGCCCCAAGATCGAAACGGCCAGCCTTTCCCCGGATGGTCGCTACGGTAAGTTCGTCGTCGAGCCGCTGGAGCGCGGTTTCGGCACGACCTTGGGCAACAGCTTGCGTCGTGTGCTTCTGTCCTCTCTGCCCGGTGTGGCTGTCACCAGCGTCAAGATTGACGGTGTGGTGCACGAGTTTTCCACCATCGAGGGCGTACGGGAGGACGTGACCGAGATCGTCCTGAACCTGAAGGGCATTGCCGCCAAGATCTACGGCGATGGCCCCAAGACCGTCCGTGTTGAGGCCGTTGGTCCCTGTGAACTCATTGCCGGCGCCATCAAGGGCGGCGATGACCTGGAAATCCTCAATCCCGAGTGGCATATTGCCACCCTGGGCGAGGGTGCCAAGCTGGTCATGGAGCTGACCTTCGACAAAGGCCGTGGCTATGTCCCCGCGGAGCGCAACAAACTGGCGCTGATCGAGAAGAACGACATCAGCACCCTGCCGGTGGACAGCATCTATACCCCCGTGCTCAAAGCCAACTACACCGTGGATCACACCCGTGTAGGCCAGATCACCGACTATGACAAGCTCATCATCGAGGTCTGGACGGACGGCACCTGCAATGCGCAGGAAGCCCTGAGCCTGGCGGCCCGTGTGCTGACCGAGCATCTGAACCTGTTTGTCAACCTCTGCGATGAGACCGGCGAGACCGAGATCATGGTGGACAATGACGATCAGGGCCGTGAGAAGGCGCTGGAGATGACGATTGAAGAGCTGGATCTGAGCGTCCGTTCCTTCAACTGCCTCAAGCGCGCCGGCATCAACACGGTGGGCGACCTCATCAACAAGAGCGAAGACGAAATGATGAAGGTCCGCAATCTGGGCCGCAAGAGCCTGGAAGAAGTCATGGCCAAGCTGGACAGCCTTGGTTTCTCTCTGACCAAGGACGATGAAAACTAA